A genomic segment from Glycine max cultivar Williams 82 chromosome 1, Glycine_max_v4.0, whole genome shotgun sequence encodes:
- the LBD5 gene encoding LBD domain-containing transcription factor has translation MSCNGCRVLRKGCSESCILRPCLQWIDTPEAQGHATVFVAKFFGRADLMSFISNVPEPQRPALFQSLLFEACGRTVNPVNGAVGLLWTGNWHVCQAAVETVLRGGTVRPMPELLGLDAPTPTADDASEGEVTCTDKWRVRDPNPNFPGTRFPGSRSDKAGSGGKRKRFEELAKLQTATTDLNLRLTPSFLQNAASYGCRQEIRWPGSPSMNSEESGTTTACLESGIGDHYAHDGDRKVLNLFI, from the exons ATGAGTTGCAACGGGTGCCGCGTCCTTCGAAAGGGTTGCAGCGAGTCTTGTATCCTGCGGCCGTGTCTACAGTGGATCGATACGCCCGAAGCACAAGGCCATGCCACTGTCTTCGTTGCCAAATTCTTTGGCCGTGCCGACCTCATGTCCTTCATTTCCAACGTCCCTGAACCCCAAAGGCCCG ctCTGTTTCAATCTCTGTTGTTCGAAGCGTGTGGAAGAACGGTGAACCCTGTCAACGGTGCTGTTGGGCTTTTATGGACCGGAAACTGGCACGTGTGCCAGGCGGCGGTTGAGACGGTGCTCCGCGGCGGCACCGTCAGGCCCATGCCGGAGCTTCTCGGCCTAGACGCTCCCACTCCCACTGCCGATGACGCTTCCGAAGGGGAAGTTACCTGTACCGACAAGTGGAGAGTCCGAGATCCGAACCCGAATTTCCCGGGAACCCGGTTCCCGGGTTCGAGGTCCGATAAGGCCGGTTCTGGTGGCAAACGCAAGCGATTTGAAGAGCTCGCCAAGCTTCAGACGGCGACGACGGATCTCAATCTCCGGCTGACGCCGAGTTTTCTGCAGAACGCGGCTAGCTACGGCTGCCGGCAGGAAATTCGCTGGCCAGGGTCGCCGTCAATGAATTCCGAGGAGTCCGGGACGACGACGGCGTGCTTGGAGAGCGGGATCGGAGATCACTACGCTCACGACGGAGACCGGAAAGTGCTGAACCTTTTCATTTGA